One segment of Synechococcus sp. A15-24 DNA contains the following:
- a CDS encoding DUF4079 domain-containing protein, translating to MTTSDWLWILHPALAVVLVYPLLGVVVRLAWQTRQRRLAGVKHPVTVGRDHSDLGRWLAAAVVLIVLVPLTVVIGTKTTPAEFAGGAWRAAQLLMVLVGTVASLVALLRCKAASLRLAFSLITWIGVLSLGAQPEVWRLSDNPLSAAFWQSHYWSGVGVTGLMLFSLGAKPEILKDQRLRRLHITASVLAAVLFLGQAISGSRDLLEIPLSWQKPAVYSCDFAARECPPVLVQEAS from the coding sequence ATGACCACCAGCGACTGGCTCTGGATCCTGCATCCGGCCCTTGCGGTGGTGCTGGTGTATCCCCTGCTTGGGGTGGTGGTGCGACTGGCCTGGCAAACGCGGCAGCGGCGGTTGGCCGGTGTGAAGCATCCGGTCACGGTGGGCCGCGATCACAGCGATCTCGGCCGTTGGCTTGCAGCGGCTGTGGTGCTGATCGTGCTCGTGCCCCTCACTGTGGTGATCGGCACCAAAACCACCCCAGCTGAGTTCGCCGGTGGGGCCTGGCGGGCTGCGCAACTGCTGATGGTGTTGGTGGGCACCGTGGCCAGCCTGGTGGCCTTGCTCCGCTGCAAGGCCGCATCCCTGCGTCTTGCCTTCAGCCTGATCACCTGGATCGGTGTGCTGAGCCTGGGCGCCCAACCAGAAGTCTGGCGATTGTCGGATAACCCCTTATCAGCGGCCTTCTGGCAGTCCCACTACTGGTCCGGCGTTGGCGTCACCGGACTGATGCTGTTTTCCCTCGGTGCCAAGCCAGAAATTCTGAAGGACCAACGGCTTCGTCGCCTGCACATCACTGCCTCGGTTCTGGCTGCGGTGCTGTTTCTGGGCCAGGCCATCAGCGGCAGCCGTGATCTGTTGGAAATTCCCCTGAGCTGGCAGAAGCCGGCGGTGTATTCCTGCGATTTCGCAGCCAGGGAGTGCCCTCCCGTGTTGGTTCAGGAGGCCTCGTAA
- a CDS encoding multidrug efflux SMR transporter, whose protein sequence is MSLSNPWTLLLLAISAEVIGTSCLRLSEGMTKPVPTLLVFLAYAIAMALLSKVVLSIPLGITYALWSGIGTVVIVLVGRFAYGQLLNPTQLIGIGLITAGVVLVNLAK, encoded by the coding sequence ATGTCTCTGAGCAATCCCTGGACCCTGCTGCTGCTGGCGATCAGTGCTGAGGTGATCGGCACCTCCTGCCTGCGCCTGTCGGAGGGCATGACCAAGCCCGTACCGACCCTGCTGGTTTTTCTGGCCTATGCCATCGCCATGGCTCTGCTCTCCAAAGTGGTTCTGAGCATTCCCCTGGGCATCACCTATGCCCTGTGGAGCGGTATCGGCACCGTGGTGATCGTGCTGGTGGGCCGCTTCGCCTACGGCCAACTGCTCAATCCAACCCAACTGATCGGCATCGGCTTGATCACCGCCGGTGTGGTGCTGGTGAATCTGGCCAAATAG
- a CDS encoding gamma-glutamylcyclotransferase family protein produces the protein MDRLFVYGSLKAGGSAHQLVLGALAEAGGALDQVDLIEFDGYPMLRAGSTQVEGEVYRIPDSFWLALDAWEEVPRVYQRCRRELIDGREVWVYEAS, from the coding sequence GTGGATCGCCTGTTCGTTTACGGCAGCCTCAAAGCCGGCGGCAGCGCTCATCAACTGGTACTCGGGGCCCTTGCCGAGGCGGGAGGGGCCTTGGATCAGGTCGACCTGATCGAATTTGACGGATATCCGATGTTGCGGGCCGGCTCTACTCAGGTGGAGGGTGAGGTTTATCGGATCCCTGACTCCTTTTGGCTGGCACTGGATGCCTGGGAGGAGGTGCCCAGGGTCTACCAACGCTGCCGACGGGAGCTCATCGACGGAAGAGAGGTCTGGGTTTACGAGGCCTCCTGA
- a CDS encoding malate:quinone oxidoreductase, which produces MQQDGSFSADARFDAVLVGAGIMSATLAALLHELDPGLRLLLVERLEGPARESSAANNNAGTGHAANCELNYTPMQADGTVATAKAVVINAGFERSLEFWGSLRERGELDTSTFLHQAAHISAVWTPVNIAFLRQRFEQLSEIPAFAAMRWSEERTELTDWMPLVMAGRDLKQSVAATRIERGTDVDFGALTRAYLEPLQRSGALCVEYGTQVRDLKRLRRGDMREADWRVILQGPSGKREVRAPFVFLGAGGGALPLLQRSGIPEADDFAGFPVSGLWLVCGDAQLAAKQRAKVYGKAAVGAPPMSVPHLDTRWIDGQRSLLFGPFAGFSSKFLKQGSLFDLPASVRPTNLLPMLQVGATNIELVQYLINQLRQSPEERHDALQQFMPTARSEDWSLSVAGQRVQIIKRSKQGGRLQLGTEVVASKDGSLAALLGASPGASTAVTIMLEVLQRCFKQQLESASWNERLQALLPSIHGDPVQDPALLLAMRQRSDALLDLKG; this is translated from the coding sequence GTGCAGCAGGACGGCTCCTTCAGCGCAGACGCTCGCTTCGATGCCGTGCTGGTGGGCGCCGGAATCATGAGCGCCACCCTGGCGGCACTGCTGCATGAGCTGGATCCAGGGCTGCGGCTGCTCCTGGTGGAGCGTCTGGAAGGTCCCGCCCGGGAGAGCAGTGCGGCCAACAACAATGCCGGCACGGGTCATGCCGCCAACTGCGAGCTGAATTACACCCCGATGCAGGCCGACGGCACCGTGGCCACGGCCAAAGCGGTGGTCATCAACGCCGGTTTCGAGCGCAGCCTGGAGTTCTGGGGCTCCCTGCGGGAACGCGGCGAGCTCGACACCAGCACTTTCCTGCATCAGGCCGCCCACATCAGTGCGGTGTGGACACCGGTGAACATCGCCTTTCTGCGGCAGCGTTTTGAGCAGTTGAGTGAGATTCCGGCCTTCGCTGCGATGCGTTGGAGCGAGGAGCGCACGGAACTCACCGACTGGATGCCGTTGGTGATGGCAGGGCGGGATCTGAAGCAGTCAGTGGCGGCCACTAGGATCGAGCGTGGCACTGATGTGGATTTCGGCGCCCTCACCCGCGCCTATCTCGAGCCGCTGCAGCGCAGCGGTGCGCTCTGTGTGGAGTACGGCACCCAGGTGCGTGATCTCAAGCGTCTGCGCCGGGGTGACATGAGGGAGGCCGATTGGCGGGTGATCCTGCAGGGTCCCTCCGGCAAACGGGAGGTGCGGGCGCCGTTTGTGTTCCTGGGGGCAGGCGGTGGCGCCCTGCCGCTGCTTCAACGCTCCGGCATTCCGGAAGCGGATGATTTCGCAGGCTTTCCGGTAAGCGGTCTCTGGTTGGTGTGCGGTGATGCCCAGCTGGCGGCCAAGCAGCGGGCCAAGGTGTATGGCAAGGCGGCGGTGGGGGCGCCACCGATGTCGGTGCCTCATCTCGATACCCGCTGGATCGATGGTCAGCGCTCACTGCTGTTTGGTCCCTTTGCGGGATTCAGCAGCAAATTTCTCAAGCAGGGGTCGCTGTTCGATCTGCCGGCTTCCGTGCGGCCGACCAATCTGCTGCCGATGCTGCAGGTGGGCGCCACCAACATCGAGTTGGTGCAGTACCTGATCAACCAGCTGCGCCAAAGCCCTGAAGAACGCCACGACGCGCTGCAGCAGTTCATGCCCACGGCCCGTTCGGAGGACTGGAGCCTGTCGGTGGCGGGCCAGCGGGTGCAGATCATCAAGCGCAGCAAACAGGGGGGACGGCTGCAGCTGGGCACGGAGGTGGTGGCCTCCAAGGATGGTTCGCTGGCGGCGTTGCTGGGGGCCTCGCCCGGAGCCAGCACAGCGGTGACGATCATGCTGGAGGTGCTGCAGCGCTGTTTCAAGCAACAGCTGGAAAGTGCCTCCTGGAACGAGCGTTTGCAGGCGTTGTTGCCGAGCATTCACGGCGACCCGGTTCAGGATCCTGCGTTGCTGCTGGCGATGCGTCAGCGCAGTGATGCCCTGCTGGACCTGAAGGGCTGA
- a CDS encoding ABC transporter permease codes for MHPLIGSLVLSLSLSTRMARWGLVIVGIYGLIALITPLLVALSWLPDANAGLANPIYVPPNFEHWCGTDRLGRDVCMRTMAGSGVALQVVLLAVGLALLVGVPLGMVSGYIGGAVDRVLVLLMDTLYTLPVLLLSVVLAFLLGKGIPNAAAALCVVYVPQYFRVVRNQTAQVKSELFVEAARTLGAGPLWILRRYLFRNVITSVPVLLTLNAADAVLVLGGLGFLGLGLPETVPEWGGDLNLALAAVPTGVWWTALFPGLAMFILVLGLSFLGEGIEAWVSGAENRPTSN; via the coding sequence ATGCACCCATTGATTGGAAGCCTGGTTTTGAGCCTCAGCCTTTCCACACGGATGGCCCGTTGGGGGCTCGTGATCGTGGGCATTTATGGCCTCATCGCTCTGATCACACCGTTGCTGGTGGCCTTGAGTTGGTTGCCCGATGCCAATGCTGGCCTTGCCAATCCGATCTATGTGCCCCCCAACTTTGAGCACTGGTGCGGCACGGATCGCCTGGGGCGCGATGTCTGCATGCGCACCATGGCCGGCAGTGGCGTGGCCCTGCAGGTGGTGCTGCTGGCGGTGGGTCTGGCCCTGCTGGTGGGTGTTCCCCTTGGGATGGTGAGTGGCTACATCGGCGGCGCTGTGGACCGTGTGCTGGTGCTGTTGATGGACACGCTCTACACCCTGCCGGTGCTGTTGCTCTCTGTGGTTTTGGCCTTTCTGCTGGGCAAGGGCATCCCCAATGCCGCTGCTGCCCTCTGTGTGGTGTATGTGCCGCAGTACTTCCGGGTGGTGCGCAACCAGACGGCTCAGGTGAAGAGTGAGCTGTTTGTGGAAGCCGCCCGCACCCTCGGGGCAGGGCCGTTGTGGATCCTGCGCCGCTACCTCTTCCGCAACGTGATCACCTCGGTGCCTGTGCTGCTCACCCTCAACGCAGCCGATGCTGTGCTGGTGTTGGGGGGCCTGGGCTTTCTGGGCCTTGGGCTTCCGGAAACCGTGCCCGAATGGGGTGGAGACCTCAATCTGGCGCTGGCAGCCGTGCCCACCGGGGTGTGGTGGACCGCTCTGTTCCCAGGGTTGGCCATGTTCATCCTGGTGCTGGGATTGTCCTTCCTGGGCGAAGGCATCGAGGCATGGGTGAGCGGCGCGGAGAACCGACCGACGTCAAACTGA
- a CDS encoding DUF1651 domain-containing protein: protein MGSEGFIQDPATKETKRFHRDERSWIRDPKVFVDTGVPIPGEPPLLKTRVWLRRDVAEALWRDLLRVGWKPVEAVWGPSAEP from the coding sequence ATGGGGTCAGAGGGCTTCATTCAAGATCCGGCGACCAAAGAAACCAAGCGGTTCCATCGAGACGAGAGGAGCTGGATCAGAGACCCCAAGGTCTTTGTCGATACAGGCGTCCCCATTCCAGGCGAGCCACCACTCCTGAAGACCCGTGTATGGCTGCGCAGGGACGTTGCAGAAGCTCTTTGGAGAGACTTGCTGCGAGTGGGATGGAAGCCTGTAGAGGCTGTCTGGGGACCCTCTGCTGAGCCTTAG
- the lepA gene encoding translation elongation factor 4: MTDAPVSRIRNFCIIAHIDHGKSTLADRLLQDTGTVANRDMQEQFLDNMDLERERGITIKLQAARMNYTAADGEEYVLNLIDTPGHVDFSYEVSRSLQACEGALLVVDASQGVEAQTLANVYLALDNDLEIIPVLNKIDLPGADPDRIKEEVEAIIGLDCDNAIPCSAKTGLGVPEILQAVVDRVPPPKDAVEEPTKALIFDSYYDPYRGVIVYFRVISGRINCKDKVLLMASKKTYELDEIGIMAPDQKKVDELHAGEVGYLAASIKAVADARVGDTITLVNAPADEALPGYTEAKPMVFCGLFPTEADQYPDLRDALDKLQLSDAALKYEPETSSAMGFGFRCGFLGLLHMEIVQERLEREYDLDLIVTAPSVIYKVNMIDGSEVMVDNPATLPDPQKRESIEEPYVKMEIYAPNEYNGALMGLCQERRGEYIDMKYITTDRVTLIYELPLAEVVTDFFDQMKTRTQGYASMEYSLIGYRKNQLVRLDVLINGERADALTTIVHQDKAYNVGKALVEKLKELIPRQQFKIPIQASIGSRIIASTSISAIRKDVLAKCYGGDISRKKKLLKKQAKGKKRMKAMGKVDVPQEAFMAVLKLNDGGGS, from the coding sequence ATGACCGACGCCCCCGTCTCACGGATCCGCAACTTCTGCATCATTGCCCACATCGACCACGGCAAGTCGACCCTGGCTGATCGGTTGCTGCAGGACACCGGCACGGTGGCCAACCGGGACATGCAGGAGCAGTTCCTGGACAACATGGATCTGGAGCGGGAGCGGGGGATCACGATCAAGCTCCAGGCCGCGCGGATGAACTACACCGCGGCCGATGGGGAGGAGTACGTCCTCAACCTGATCGACACCCCTGGCCACGTGGACTTCTCCTATGAGGTGAGCCGCAGCCTGCAGGCCTGTGAAGGGGCGCTGCTGGTGGTGGATGCCAGCCAGGGCGTGGAAGCCCAGACCCTGGCCAATGTGTATCTGGCGCTGGACAACGATCTCGAGATCATTCCGGTGCTGAACAAGATCGATCTGCCTGGGGCGGATCCGGATCGGATCAAGGAGGAGGTGGAGGCGATCATCGGGTTGGATTGCGACAACGCCATCCCCTGTTCGGCCAAGACCGGCCTTGGTGTTCCTGAAATCCTGCAGGCGGTGGTGGATCGGGTGCCCCCACCGAAGGATGCGGTGGAGGAACCCACCAAGGCGCTGATCTTCGATTCCTATTACGACCCCTACCGTGGCGTGATCGTTTATTTCCGGGTGATTAGCGGCCGGATCAACTGCAAAGACAAAGTGCTGTTGATGGCCAGCAAGAAGACCTATGAGCTCGATGAAATCGGGATCATGGCGCCGGATCAGAAGAAGGTGGATGAGCTCCACGCCGGTGAGGTGGGCTATCTGGCGGCTTCGATCAAGGCCGTGGCGGATGCCCGCGTTGGCGACACCATCACCTTGGTCAATGCGCCGGCGGATGAGGCCTTGCCCGGATACACCGAGGCCAAGCCGATGGTGTTTTGCGGTTTGTTCCCCACTGAGGCCGATCAATATCCGGATCTGCGCGATGCCCTCGACAAATTGCAGCTGTCTGATGCGGCGCTGAAGTACGAGCCGGAAACCAGCAGCGCCATGGGCTTCGGCTTCCGTTGTGGCTTCCTTGGTCTTCTGCACATGGAGATCGTGCAGGAGCGGCTTGAGCGTGAATACGACCTTGATCTGATCGTCACCGCGCCATCGGTGATCTACAAGGTGAACATGATCGATGGCTCCGAAGTGATGGTGGACAACCCCGCCACGCTTCCCGATCCGCAGAAGCGCGAATCGATCGAAGAGCCCTACGTGAAGATGGAGATCTATGCACCGAATGAATACAACGGTGCGTTGATGGGCCTCTGCCAGGAACGGCGTGGTGAGTACATCGATATGAAATACATCACCACTGACCGGGTCACGTTGATCTACGAATTACCTCTGGCGGAGGTGGTGACCGACTTCTTCGATCAGATGAAGACGCGCACCCAGGGCTATGCCTCAATGGAATACAGCCTGATTGGTTACCGCAAGAACCAGCTGGTGCGCCTGGATGTGTTGATCAACGGCGAGCGGGCCGATGCCCTCACAACGATCGTTCACCAAGACAAGGCTTACAACGTGGGCAAAGCGTTGGTGGAGAAACTCAAGGAACTGATTCCTCGCCAGCAGTTCAAGATTCCGATCCAGGCCTCGATCGGTAGCCGCATTATTGCCTCCACAAGCATTAGCGCTATCCGCAAAGATGTGCTCGCCAAGTGCTACGGCGGCGATATCTCCAGGAAGAAGAAACTGTTGAAGAAGCAGGCCAAGGGCAAGAAGCGGATGAAGGCCATGGGCAAGGTGGATGTGCCACAGGAGGCCTTCATGGCGGTGCTGAAGCTGAATGATGGCGGGGGGAGTTGA
- a CDS encoding NifU family protein, with translation MSTETMALTLENVEKVLDELRPFLMADGGNVEVVELDGPIVKVRLQGACGSCPSSTMTLKMGIERKMRESIPEVSEVVQVL, from the coding sequence ATGAGCACCGAAACCATGGCCCTGACGTTGGAGAACGTGGAAAAGGTGCTCGATGAGCTGCGGCCCTTCCTGATGGCCGACGGCGGCAACGTTGAAGTAGTGGAACTGGATGGGCCGATCGTGAAGGTACGGCTGCAGGGCGCCTGCGGCAGCTGCCCCAGCAGCACTATGACCCTCAAGATGGGCATCGAGCGCAAGATGCGTGAGTCCATCCCCGAGGTGAGCGAAGTGGTACAGGTGCTCTGA